A single window of Sulfurimonas crateris DNA harbors:
- the mltG gene encoding endolytic transglycosylase MltG, with product MNDKTLISIKWIFEIVLIIMLSFMYYLNKPIKSPQVIYIPTGSINKIITHLNDKNFNVGKLDSLILRVIGSPQSGWINVGATLSTRGDFLYKLTTAKAALQNVTLIPGETTYIFLDQLSEELNLQRDILQKEYELQTKHIEGAFVPNTYSLPMGITEKMAIKILLNESLSQMKSLSMKIFGTYNEKKWFHFVTIASIIQKESANIKEMPLVSSVIYNRLKKGMKLQMDGTLNYGQYSHVRVTPKMIKEDRSMYNTYLHNGIPAAPVCNVSFDAIKAAIFPAQSDFLYFMKSKSGEHTFSRNYSTHLTNIKRATK from the coding sequence ATGAACGATAAGACGCTTATAAGTATAAAATGGATTTTTGAGATAGTGTTGATTATTATGCTGTCGTTCATGTATTACCTAAATAAGCCTATTAAATCCCCTCAGGTAATATATATCCCCACAGGTTCTATTAACAAGATTATAACACATTTGAATGATAAAAATTTTAACGTAGGCAAACTGGATTCACTGATTTTAAGAGTAATCGGCTCTCCTCAAAGCGGCTGGATAAACGTAGGAGCAACACTAAGCACAAGAGGCGATTTTTTATATAAGCTCACAACGGCAAAAGCTGCGCTTCAAAATGTAACTTTAATACCTGGTGAGACAACCTATATTTTTCTAGATCAGTTATCAGAAGAGCTAAATCTTCAAAGAGATATTTTGCAAAAAGAGTATGAACTTCAAACAAAGCACATAGAGGGTGCATTTGTTCCCAATACATACAGTCTGCCGATGGGAATAACGGAGAAGATGGCTATAAAGATACTTTTAAACGAGTCACTCTCACAGATGAAAAGTTTGTCTATGAAGATCTTTGGAACCTATAATGAGAAGAAATGGTTTCATTTTGTAACAATCGCCTCTATTATTCAGAAGGAATCTGCAAATATAAAGGAGATGCCACTAGTGAGTTCCGTTATATACAACAGACTCAAAAAAGGTATGAAACTGCAGATGGACGGTACGCTAAATTATGGACAATATTCACACGTAAGAGTAACTCCAAAGATGATAAAAGAGGATCGCTCGATGTACAATACTTACCTGCACAACGGTATTCCAGCGGCTCCGGTCTGTAACGTAAGTTTCGATGCTATCAAGGCTGCAATATTTCCGGCGCAGAGTGATTTTCTCTATTTTATGAAATCAAAAAGCGGAGAGCACACTTTCTCGCGTAACTATTCTACACATTTGACCAATATAAAGCGTGCTACCAAATGA